A single window of Ischnura elegans chromosome 8, ioIscEleg1.1, whole genome shotgun sequence DNA harbors:
- the LOC124164464 gene encoding uncharacterized protein LOC124164464 codes for MDQGRTATRGNNHLGKRLIAGASRADGGGVATSRATCKASAITAEASWRRKTLVSPFLDDINSRLSRCNEFISMNVQRRIGIIKQHKLCNNCLRGNHYAMECKSKRSCFKCNRHHHTLLHQDKPHHVESPRVNSEQTGTSQDQETRASVQPQLSYHTMRRKSISQVLLSTAVIKVRDKTGRWVNCRALLDSGSQTHFITEHCAQLLGAQKKRKHIPLQGFNSITSSTTHTVDIEIKSITTDFTAKLNCAVLPKITGNLPTTLISCKNLGLPRNIQLADPRFNEPQKINILIGAELFCKLLLPEQRTRPGPYPVLQNTKLGWILSGEYKTDTDQVNLTQQLTLLARSDSTLEQQLRRWWDIEEMEQPVHSKEEQLCEQHFTTHTVRDDNGRFIVRLPTKNGIENLGDSRETALLRFHQIERRLERNIALKKDYTNFMKEYEELGHMILSTEEGGVKYYLPHHPVFKEVSSTTRLRVVFDASTLTTNGKSLNDMLLVGPTIQQDLWSITMRFRFHPVALTTDISKMYRQILMHPEDQGLQRVLWRKDPNEDLREYKLTTVTYGTAAAPFLAVRCLQELAMRERENYPEAAEILTRDFYVDDGLTGSDTPESAIKLQRELQELLELGGFQLRKWCSNDSKVLEAIPTQLKELNHSLSDDDSQMVKTLDSTVTLAWVSGCPTKWKTFVANRVAEIQSSTNPQDWKHVPSRDNPADLISRGISAEMLPLELIAGPIYVKLGNSRSKVQTKAYIAIFICLATKAIHIELANQMAAGAADGPEGMEMLVQRVSTYITATPEVDGNI; via the exons ATGGACCAGGGCCGGACGGCGACTCGCGGTAACAATCATCTGGGCAAGAGATTAATAGCAGGGGCCTCCAGAGCCGACGGCGGCGGCGTCGCCACCTCGCGGGCGACTTGCAAAGCGTCGGCAATTACCGCCGAGGCGTCGTGGAGGAGGAAG ACACTGGTCTCTCCTTTCCTCGACGACATCAATAGCAGACTTTCCAG atgcaatgaatttatttcaatgaatgttcAAAGACGAATTGGAATAATCAAGCAGCATAAATTGTGCAACAACTGCTTAAGAGGGAATCATTATGCAATGGAGTGTAAATCGAAACGCTCATGCTTCAAATGTAATCGACATCACCACACCTTGTTGCACCAAGACAAGCCACACCACGTCGAGTCACCAAGAGTCAATTCAGAACAGACAGGAACAAGTCAGGATCAAGAAACCCGTGCGTCAGTACAGCCTCAGCTGAGTTATCACACAATGAGAAGAAAATCAATATCGCAAGTATTACTAAGCACAGCTGTCATCAAAGTCAGAGACAAGACTGGACGGTGGGTCAATTGTCGAGCTTTACTTGACAGTGGCTCACAAACACATTTCATTACTGAACATTGTGCACAACTTTTAGGAGcacaaaagaaaagaaagcatatcCCACTACAAGGATTCAATAGCATCACGTCATCAACCACTCACACTGTGGACATAGAAATCAAATCAATAACGACTGATTTCACTGCTAAATTGAATTGTGCTGTACTTCCAAAAATTACAGGCAATTTACCAACAACACTTATCTCTTGCAAGAATCTAGGTTTGCCAAGAAATATTCAACTAGCTGACCCAAGATTTAATGAACCACAAAAAATCAACATCCTAATTGGAGCAGAACTGTTTTGTAAGTTACTGTTGCCAGAGCAAAGGACCAGACCTGGACCATACCCAGttcttcaaaatacaaaattgggTTGGATATTAAGTGGAGAGTATAAAACAGATACAGACCAAGTAAATCTGACTCAACAACTAACCTTGCTTGCAAGAAGTGATTCCACGCTGGAACAACAGCTACGTAGGTGGTGGGACATCGAAGAAATGGAACAACCAGTTCATTCTAAGGAGGAACAACTTTGTGAACAACATTTCACAACTCATACAGTACGAGATGACAATGGCCGCTTTATTGTAAGACTACCTACAAAAAACGGCATTGAAAATCTAGGAGACTCTCGAGAGACGGCACTGCTGAGATTTCACCAAATTGAAAGGAGATTGGAAAGGAATATTGCCTTGAAGAAGGACTATACAAACTTCATGAAAGAATATGAAGAGCTTGGACATATGATATTGAGTACTGAAGAAGGAGGAGTCAAATACTACCTTCCACATCACCCGGTGTTCAAGGAAGTAAGCTCTACAACAAGACTACGAGTCGTCTTTGATGCATCTACTCTTACAACCAatggtaaatcattaaatgatatGCTACTTGTTGGACCCACAATTCAACAGGATCTATGGTCTATCACCATGAGATTTAGGTTTCATCCAGTCGCCTTGACAACTGACATATCAAAGATGTATCGTCAGATACTGATGCATCCTGAAGACCAAGGACTACAAAGGGTCCTGTGGCGGAAAGATCCAAATGAGGATCTACGGGAGTACAAACTCACTACAGTAACATACGGCACAGCAGCAGCGCCATTCCTGGCAGTGAGATGTTTGCAGGAATTAgcaatgagagaacgagaaaactATCCCGAAGCAGCAGAGATCTTGACAAGAGATTTTTACGTGGACGACGGTTTAACTGGATCAGATACTCCAGAAAGTGCAATCAAACTACAAAGGGAACTACAAGAATTATTAGAACTAGGAGGATTTCAACTCAGAAAATGGTGTAGTAATGACAGCAAGGTGTTGGAAGCCATCCCAACGCAATTAAAAGAGCTAAACCATTCGTTGTCAGATGATGATAGTCAGATGGTGAAAACACTAG ATTCAACAGTAACCTTGGCATGGGTGTCTGGATGTCCGacgaaatggaaaacatttgttgccaaccgagtggctgagatacAGAGCAGTACAAATCCTCAAGACTGGAAGCATGTACCATCTCGAGACAATCCTGCTGATCTTATTTCCCGCGGAATATCAGCGGAAATGCTTC